Part of the Aggregatilinea lenta genome, TCGGTCGCCTCGACCGTCGCGTCCATCGCGGGCGCTTCCGTGGCAGCCGGCGCGGCCTCGGTCAGGACCGGAGCGGCTTCCGTCGCGGCGGGTTCTTCCGTTCCGGCGGACGCAGCGGCTTCGGTCGCGGCAGGCGTCGCTTCAGCGCTGGCGGCGAGGTTCGCTTCGTACTCGGCCAGCATGTTGAACACGGCGTCGCGCTGCGTGGTCGCCATCGCGTCGTAGTCCGACATCGCGTATGGGGCCTCGCGCAGCGTTTCCAACGACGAGCGGTCGAAGAAGTGCCACAGCAGGGCACGCACCATCGGATTCTCGAACGACGCCTCGCTGAAATAGTAGCTGACCGGGAAGGACAGCGCGTACGTGCCGTCCGCCAAAGTCTCCGGCGACGGCGCGACGCACCCATCGCCCGCGTCAATCGCCACGAGGTTCACGTCCGCCTCGCTGCCTTGCAGTGCGCTCCACCACAGGTAGGTGACGCCGCTGCTGGCGTTCTCTGCGTCCTGCGCGGTGTTGGCCACGCCCTGCGCGCGGTAGAGCGCATCGGCGTTGGTCAGCGCATCCATGCGCGGCACAAAGGTAAGGTCGTGGGTCAGCGCCTGAATCAGGTAGTCCGTCTCGCCGGAGCTGAGCGGCGGCATGACCAGCAGGAACGGCTGCTCCGGCCAGTCGGGATTGATCTCGCTCCACAGCGTAACGGGCGTGCCCTTCACTTCCTGCCCGGCGCTGGCATCTGCACTGGCGTCGGCGGCTTCTTCGGTCGCGGCAGGCGCGGCCTCGGTGGCCACAGGCGATTCTGTCGCGGCGGGTTCTTCCGTCCCAGCAGGCTCTATAGCGGCGCTGGCCGATTCTGGCAAGCCCGCGCTGATCAGCGTGGCGACTTCGTCAGCGGTCATACACTGCGCCCAGTCGTTACCGGGCGCGACGGCGATCACGAGCGCTTCCACGCCGAGGTCGATCGCGTAGGTATCGATCCCGTTGCTCTGGCACAGATCGAACGCTTCGTCGCTCGCCGGAGCAGCCGCCTGGAGCACGTCCACCTCGCCAGAGCACAGGGCCATCCAGCCTGCATCGTTGCCGAGCGGACTTTGGTCCACGGTGGCGGCGGTGAACTGCGAGGTGAAGTCCCGCACGATCGCGTTCGTCACCGGGTACAGCAGCGACGATCCGCCAATCGAGACGGCGCCCGCGTCGGTGGTCAGCACGTTGACCGGCGTCGTTGCGCGGGAGAAAGTGCGGCCCGTGCGCCCGGTCTGGACGTTCAGCACGCCAGTGTGATATGTGTCTTTGGTGGGCACGGAATAACCCTGTTCCGCCGCCACAGCGGGCGCGCCCGCTTCGTCTTCCAGCGCGAACTCGACGAACGCCTGCACGTCGTCACGCTCGGCGCTGGCCGCGTTCACGGTGAGGTACACCGGGTGCGCCAGCGCGTAGGAGCCGTCCTCGACCGTTTCGAGTGCCGGGGCGACACACTCGCCGCCGTCCTGGCTGATCGAGACGGGCGTCACCGCGCCGTCCGCCGCTTCATAGTCGGCCAGCGACAGGTAGCCCAGGCCCTTCTCGCCGGGCGTGTTCACCGCGTCGAGGATCCCGGCGGTGTCGAGGCTGGTGTCGATGCCCTCGCGCAGATCCCCGGCGGGCAGCAGCGAGGCGAACAGCAGCGCACTCGCGCTGTCGTCTTCGGGGCCGAAAAACACCACCGGACCCGTCAGCGAGGTCGAGCCGAGGTCTTCCCACAGTACTTCCGGCTCCGCGCCCAGCGAAAACACCGACTCGACCTGGCTTTCGTCCAGGCAGGTCAGCGTCGCCGCCGGGTCGGCCACCAGCACGATCGCTTCGTAGGCCAGCACCGTCTCGATGAAGCTGGCGCCGCTCGACGTACACGCCGACACCTGCGCATCCGTCATCGGCTCGGTGGACATCACCATGTCGGCTTCTCCGGCGCACAGCGCCTCAAAGCCCAGGCTCGGTCCCTGCGCGTCGATGAGAATGTCCGCGTCGTCGTTCTGCGCGACGTAGGCGTCGCGGATCGCGGACAGAAGTGGTTCGAGCTGGAGCGAGCCTTGAATCACCATCTGGGACGGCTCGTCATCCTGCGCAGACACTGTAAACGAGGTAAATGGAAGAGCCAGCGACACCACAAGACTCGCTAATAACACTGGCCGGAGGACGCGCCACACCGATGGCATAGATAAATCTCCTTCGAATTGACCGTAATCAGTAAATCCCACGCGCTCCACGCGCATCCGGGAGGGGTACCGCCGGATAAGTATACAGCATACTCCCGCCTGCCGTCAGCGGTGAGCTTGGCGCTGTGCCTGGGGATCGGCCCGCGCGTGGGAGCCATACGCCGAAAAGATTGTACACCCCCGCTGAAATCTGTCCACAGAAAGGCCGCGATCAGCGGTTAGCTGGTTGCAGTGAGCCAACATCAAAGGCAAAGATCGCGTATTGTAGGGGCCTCGTTTAGTTTTGGATCGGGCTATACTCTAGCTGTGCCGGATGCGCTCGCGTGCCCAGGAGCCGCGCCCATGCTATGGCGAACAGGTGTATTCGTTCATTATGTGGAACGCCCGAAGCAAATCGTAGGGGTCGATGGCCGCAGGGGATAGGGCTTGTCCTACCCGGTTTCTCCCTTGGCGGGCGGGGCAAGCCGCCCCTACGAAGAACGCTTGCATTGATGTTTATGTCACTCCAGGAGCCGCGCCGATGACGTCACAACCGGAACCCTCCCGCTCGCGCGGGCCGCTGGCCGCACTGTGGTGGCGGCTGGTAAGAGTCGGCTTCCGGCTGCTTTACAACGAGCTGGCTTTCACCTACGACGCCGTGTCATGGGTCGTCAGCCTGGGCCAGTGGCGCGCGTGGCAGCGCGTTGCGCTGCGCCACCTGGACGCCCCACCCGGCGCGACGATCCTCGATCTGGCGCACGGCCCCGGCAACTTTCACCTGGATCTGCGCGCGGCGGGCTATCGCGCGGTCGGGCTGGACCTCAGCCGCTCGATGGGGCGCATCGCCGGGCGCAAGCTGCGCCGCCACCATCTCGTCCCGGTCCTGGCGCGCGGACGGGCGCAGGCGCTGCCCTTCCCCGACGCCGTGTTCCCCGCCGTGATCAGCACCTTCCCCACCGAGCTCATCATCGATCCGGCCACGCTGCGCGAGGTGTACCGCGTGCTGCGCCCCGGCGGGCGGCTGATCGTGGTCTTCAGCGGCACGCTGACGCAGGGCGGCGCGGCCAAAGACGCGCTCGAACTGGCCTACCGCGCCACGGGGCAGCGCGGCCCCTGGCCGGTGGATGTCGAGGAGCGGCTGCGCGCGGCGGGGTTGGAAGGTCAAATTGCGTTCGAGGCGCTGCCGCACAGCGTGGTACACTTATTCACAGCCAACAAGCCCTGATCCCGCGCGCCCAACTGCATAAAACCCTGACCCGCACCGTTCGCCGCCACATCACACGTCAGGAGCAGAGATGTCCCGCAAAACCGCACCGCTCTTTATCAGCATCGCCTTGATTGCCGCGATCGCCCTGATCGCCGCGCCGGGATCGCGCCTGATGGCGCAGGACGGCACGCCCGAATCGGACGACGCGATCGCGTTGCACCCCATCAGCGAAATCGTGGACGGCGACCTGAACATTACGGACTTCGCCAACGACGGCACGGCTCGCCTGCCGCTGACCACGAGCGTGCCGGTTGCCTGCACGTTGGTCTACGGCACGACGCCCGCCTTCGGATCGCTGACGCTCGATCAGGATATGGCGGGCGGATCGCACAGCGATCACAATCCGCTGCTTTCGGGGCTGGAGCCGGAAACGACCTACTACTTCCGCGTGCAGGGCGTGGACAACGCGGGCAACATTTACGTCTCGGACGTGATGACGTTCACCACCCCGCCCCAGGACGATACGCCGACCACCAACCTCGCTTCGCCGGGGCTGGGCGCGCAGATCACCGGCTACAGCAGCGCCTACGGTGACGCTGCACCGGACGAGACGTGGGGCGCGGCCAGCGCGTTCGACGACAGCCCGAACACGGCATGGTCCAGTGACGGCGACGGAAACGACGCGTGGATCGAGGTCGAGCTGGCGCAGCGCTCGCACGTCACGCGGCTGGCGTTCTGGTCGCGCATTATGAACGACGGCACATCGCAGGTGTTCGAGTTCACCGTCACCGCCGACGGCAAGGAGACGTACGGGCCGTACACCCTGCCGGACGCGGACGCCGGGCACGCGTTCGAGGTGGACTTCGAGGCGACGACACTGCGTTTCGACCTGATCGACACCAGCGGCGGCAACACGGGCGCGGTCGAGATCGGCGTTTACGGCGATCCGGTGGAATAAACGCGACCTCACCCCCTGCCCTCTCTCCAATCTGGGTTGGAGAGGGGGAAAGCCAATGCGGCAAGTAAGAGTTGTGGTCGCGGTCTGCATCGCGCACAAAAAAGCCCCCGGCACAGTGCCAGGGGCTTTTGTATGCGCGTGTCGAGTGCGGAGCGCCGATCAATCCGCAGCGGCAACCGGCATATCCGTCGCGGCGACAGGAGCCGCTGCATGCACAGGAACCGGCTGCGCCGCGCGCTCGGCGGCCAGGACGTGCTCAAATGCGGCGATGCCAACCTCGCACATGGTCAGGTCCGGCTCGCGCGTGGTCAGGTGCTGCAAGGCCAGATTCGGCCTCGTGATCAGGCGTATGATCGGGTTATCCAGGTGCTTGGCCGTGAAGCGGATGAACTCGTAGGCAATGCCCGCGATGGGGAAGATCAACCCAATGCGCGAGAGCAGCAGCAGGAAGATATTGCTGGGGCGCCCGGTGAGCATGTGGATCAGCACGGAGAGCACGACCAGCGTCAGCAGGAAGGCCGTGCCGCAGCGCGGGTGCTCGATCGGGTACGTCGATACCGTCTCCGGCGTCAGCTCCGCCCCGGCTTCGTAGGCGTTGATGGTCTTGTGTTCCGCGCCGTGATAGCCGAACAGGCGCTTGACGTCCTTCATCTGCCCGATGGCCCAGATGTAACCAACCAGCAGCGAGAGCTTGATCACGCCCTCGACCGCGTCGGCGAACAGGCGGCTGTCCATGCCGGACACTTCGCGCACGCCCGCCGACAGCGCCGCGGGCAGCACGAAGAACAGGCCGATGCCCATGCTGAGTGAGACGATCACGAGGCCCATCCCGGCGGCGCTCTCCATCGAGAACTCGACGTCTTCTTCTTCCGACAGCGCCACGTCCGACGACCAGAGCAGCGCGCGCGTGCCCAGGCCGAGTGAGTCCCACAGGGTCACCAGCCCGCGCACGAACGGCATGCGCGCGATGCGGCCCCGGTAGAGCGTGGCGTTGAGCGGAATCTCTTTGACTTCGATGCCGCCCTGCACTTCGGTCGTTTCAATCTTGCCGCTGTACGGGCCAGCGAGGCGCACGCCGTCCACCAGCACGGCCTTCCCGGCAACGGTCGCCGCGCAGGGGCCAAGCGCCGCGCCCGCCGGTTCGACCGAGATCTGCTTACGATTGGGCTTGCGGGCGGCAACCGCGGCGATATAGCGCCCGCGCATCATCACGCCCTCGATGACGGCCTGCCCGCCATACGAAAACTGTAACGGCTTCTGCTCTGCCATCTCTAATTGCGCTCCTCGGTCCAGTGATGCCGCGTCCGACCGCACCATTGTGCCGCGCCCGTGCCCGGCATGCAAGTTGATTCGCGTATAGAGAGCGGGACGCTGCAATGAGAAACCTCACCCCCAGCCCCTCTCCAATCGGATTGGAGAGGGGAGACACGCAAATCTCCGGTGATTTTGTAGGAGTGGGTTTGCAACCCGGCCCGCATTTGCGTACCCGACTTTAAGGTTAAACAGCCCCTGGCGCGGCGGTTTCGCACAGTTACTTTTGCTGCGCGGCGCGATTAGCGTAGGTGGTCATGCCCATGACCGCCAGCAGCAGCACACCGACGATGCCATACGCCGCCTGGATTCCGGCCTCGTCCGCGACCGCGCCCAGGATCTGCGGACCGCCGAAGATCGCCACACCCGCGCCCGCCATTACGCGCCCGCTGGCCTCGTCGGAGTGATCCGCACCGACGCCGACGGCCAGAGACATCAGCAGCGGGAACAGATTGCACACGCCCAGCCCAGCTACAAACAGCCCGGCGACCATCACCACATTGGCGGGCGCGATCCAGAATCCCAGGAAGCCCGCTAGCGTGATGCCGATGGCAATCCGCAGCAGGCGGTTCGGCTCGATCCGGCGCGACAGGCGGCTGGCTCCGAAGCGCCCGGTCACCATCGCCAGGAAGTACAGCGACATCAGCATCGACGCGTCCGCACGGCGCAGCCCGCCCACGGAGGTCATGTAATCTGCGCCCCACACCACGAATGACCATTCGATCGCCACGCCGATCACCAGCGTCGCCCAGTAGATCCAGAACAGGCGCGGCAGCGTGCCCCGCCGCGACCGCTTGACCGGCGCCGCCGTCTCTTCGGCGGGCAAAGGCATCGGATCGCGCCGCCAGACGAGATAGGCGACCGCCCACACCAACACCGCCGTATAGAGCGCGCTGCGCCACCCGATCCCAATACGCTGCAAGCCGCCGACCAGCAGCGGCGCGAGGCCCGCGCCGATGCTCGCGCCGACGTTCGACTCGGTCAGCGCGATGGTACGCAGCGGGCCGTGCCGGTCCGCCAGCCCGGACTGGATGCACGTGATCAGGAACGTGCCGACGAAGCCCATCATCCACGCCCCGGCGATGGTAATGGCCGGGTGCATACCGATCGCCAGGATCAGCGCGCCGAGCGCCATGCCCGCGCCGCCACCCCAGAAGACCCGCCAGCGTCCCCAACGGCGCACAGCGCCATCGGCCAGAAAGCCCGACATGATCATGCCGATCGCCAGCGCGCTCGAATGCAGCGCCCCTTCGGAATAGTTGAGATGCAGCTCGTCACGCAGGAAGGGCATCAGCGGGCCGACGATCGCCTGCAGGTACGAAAAAAATGCGAGCATTAAGTAGGCAAGCCATGTGAAACGGTCGCGGGTGAACACCGCGCTGGGTGAAATGGACATTTCTGCTCGCTTGTGTCGGTCAGGAATGAGTCAGGATACGAAGTCCCATCGTCTGGTGATCGGCGGGCCGGGCAAACCCGGCGTCCTCCGCCGCAATCACCAAGGCGGGCTGCCAGTGTGGAACGCTCAATTCGACGCGGTGACCGGGGCCGAGCCCCAGCAGCTCGCCCAGAGTGTGCCGCACCAGGTACGGCGCGAGCGCGGGATGCGCCGGATCGAGCGCGATGCGCAGGTTATGGCGGCCTCCGCTGCGTGTGCGCGCGCCAAACCCGGCGCTGGCGACCACGCCGCCGTCCGGCCCGCGCAGAATGACTTCCTGGCTTTGCGTACCGGTCGCCGCGCGCATGACCGGCATCAGCAGGCGTGCCGGACCCGGCTGGCGAAAGCGGCCCTGCTCCACCGGCTGGTAGACCGCGACATCTGGCGGGGTGATGCGCTGCATCAGGTCGAAGCGCGGCTCCCATTCGAAGGTGGACGAGGGTTCGAGCGTGTAGCCGTCCGGCAGCCCGACCGGCTCCGGTACACGGTCGCCCTCGTGGACCAGCTCCGCTTTGGTAGCGAAGTGCGAGAAGCCGAGCCGCTCGTACAGCGCGTAGGCCGGGGTATTGCCCGCCACCACGTCGAGCGTGATCACCGCCGCGCCGCGATCGCGGGCGTAGTCCATGCAGGCCTCGACCAGCCCCCGCGCGATGCCCCGCCGCCGGTACGCAGGCAGCACGGCCACGTTGGCGATGTACCAGTGGTCGGTGGTGCCCTGCCGCATCACGTTCGACAGGCCAACGACCTGCCCGTCTTCCTCCCAGACGAAGCCACGCAGCACGTCCCGCAGCGCAGGCGAGAACCACCCGGCCACGCGCAGCAGCGGCCAGACGCGGCGGACGCCGCGCAAGGCGTCCGTCATCCCCTCCAGCTCGTCGGGCTGAATGCTCCACGCCTCGTTATCGGGATAATGGAACGCCTGCGGAATCAGATCGACCAGCAGCGAGACGTCGTCCGGCAGTTTGAATGCACGCAGCGGCATGAGGTTGCTCACCAGTTGGCGCCGGGACTCCGCACACCCCGTCCAGGCTCGACGCCTGCAGCCCAAACGTCAGGAGACTTTTGCAGGTTCTTTACTCAACTACCCATTTTACCTCTGCTACAATGTCTGTACCGCTAATTGAGGACACTCCGATGCTGAAACGCCCATTCTGGCTGGTCGCCGCCGCGTTGATGGTGGCGAGCCTCGCCTGTTCGCTCTCGTCAGGGGACGACGACCGCGCGGCGATTGACACGGCCACGCCCGCGCCGACTGCCATATCCGCCCTGCCTTCGCCCACGCCCGCCAATACGGCTGCGCCGACCCAGGCTCCGGCGGCGACGGCGGCCCCGATCCAGACCAGCGCGCCCAACTGCACCGTGCGCAATGACTGGCCGACCCTAGTGGTGACCAGCGGCGACACCCTGAGCGGGATCGCGCTGGCGACGGGCAGCACCGTGCAGCAGTTGAGGAGCGCCAACTGCCTGAGCAATGCCAACGCGATTGAGGTCGGGCAGACGCTGCACGTGCCCGCGCTGCCGCCGCCCAGCCCCGTCCCAACGCCCGCACAACTCTGCGCAAACCGGTGGTTCTTCACCTTCGCGCAGGGGAAATGGGATCTGCTAGGGACCTGTCCCGATCCGGTGATCCAGGTGGATGCTGTCGGGCAGGACTTCGAAGGCGGGCGCGCCTACTGGTACGCCGCGCCGCCGGGTAGCAGCGATCCGCGCGGCACGGTGTGGATCATCTATAACGACGGCTATTGGGAAACTTACCCGGACACGTGGCAGTCCGGCGAGATGGAATCCGACCCCGGCATCACGCCGCCCGCCGGGCGCTACCAGCCCGTGCAGCGGATCGGCAAGGTGTGGCGCGACAACCCCGACGTACGCGCCACGCTCGGCTGGGCGTACAGCCCGCAGCAGGCGTTCGCCGGGCGCATGCAGCAGCCGAGCGGCAGCGACGCGGCCTGGGGCGACCAGACCCGCTACTGGTACATCGACCACGGCGCGTGGGGCCTCGTACTGCGGCTGTACTCGGTGGATATGGGGCCGAACGTGTGGGAAGTCGCCGGGGAATATTAGAAGCCGCCAAGGGTCAGTGAGCAGACCTCACTCCCGGCCCCTCTCCAACCAAGTTGGAAAGGGGAAACAAGCAACTACACGCCAGGTTCGGTAGGGGCGATGCACGAATTGCGCCTACCGTTTCACCCTGACCTGATCGCCATCCTGATCCGCCACGCGCCGAGCGCGATGCCCGCCGCACACAGCAGCGGCACGCCCACGCTCCACGTCGGCGGCAGGCCCAGGTCGCCCAGGTGGAACAGCGCGAGCGGTTCCGTCTGTCCCGCTGCCAGCTCGTCCGCTGCCCAGACCAGAGGCGCATCGCCGGGTGCGACCCACGCATGGTTGGAGTTCACGCCAGCGGCTTCTCCCACCGCATAATACAGTGTCACGTCCACCCGCGTGCTGACGATCTGCGCCGCGATGCCGAGCGCGACCAGCGCTGCCGCCGCGATCCGCCAGCCTCGCGCGGCGGGCAGCATCCCCAGCGGCAGCAGACCGAGCGGGATCAGCGGCACCAGGAAGCGCGGCCCCCAACACCAGCCGCCGCCCCAAGCCCACCACGATCCATAAAATGCCAGCGCCACGATCCAGGCGGCGGCCAGGAACCCGCCGAGCGCGGGCTGCGCGCGCCGGAAGCGCGGCCAGAGGATCGCGGCCAGGATCAGCGGCGGCGCGTAGAGGAAGACACTTTTGCCGGGGCTGAACAGCAGACCGGCGATGCCTTCCCAGGGCGGCGTGGTGAAGCCCTCGCCGGGGTAACCGAAGCGGAATGGATCGCCGAAGCGCAGCGCGTTGTGAGCCAGCAGCCCCAGCGCGAACGGCAGCACGCCGATCCCCAGCGCGGCGAGCCGCCGGATCGCGGCGCGTATATCGGGTACAGCGCGCGCGGAGAGAACCAGGATCGCCAGCGGCAGTGCGTAGGTGGCAAATGCGGCGCGCACCAGCATGCCGACGCCAAACACTGCACCGACCGCGATCCAGTCCCGCACGCGCGGATCGCCGCGCCGGGCCGCGTGCACGGCCAGCGCCACCGCCCCGGCCAGCGCGCAGGCCAGGATCGCCTCCGGGAACAGGGTGCGCGCATAGGGCCACAGCGGAGACGCGATCCCGGCGATCAGCGCGATTCCTATACCGCGACGCGCGCCGAACAGGTCCCCTGCCAGCACGCCCGTGATCGCTGCCGCACCCGCCGCCGCCAGCACGGGAGCCAGCAGCACGACCAGCGCCGCCAGCGCGGTCCGGTGCGCGTGGTTGATGTCCGCCAGCGCATCGCCCAGCGCAAAAAACGGCGCGGCGATCAGCGGCAGGCCGGGATCGTACTTGCCATACCAGCGCCCGTTTTGCCCGGCGACGATCTGCGGCAGGGCCGGGTCCGGCTGGACGGCGAGCGTGCCGCGCCGCACGAGGGATTCCGTCGTGTGGAACATCACGTCGCCGTCACTGGTGTAAAAGCTGCCGCCCAGGAACAGCGCGTAGAAACAGGCCAGCAGCAGCAAGAGCGCGCCCCCCGGCGTTCGACGTCCCATGCGCGCCTACTTCAGCCGCCGGTATGCGCCGTC contains:
- a CDS encoding substrate-binding domain-containing protein, which produces MPSVWRVLRPVLLASLVVSLALPFTSFTVSAQDDEPSQMVIQGSLQLEPLLSAIRDAYVAQNDDADILIDAQGPSLGFEALCAGEADMVMSTEPMTDAQVSACTSSGASFIETVLAYEAIVLVADPAATLTCLDESQVESVFSLGAEPEVLWEDLGSTSLTGPVVFFGPEDDSASALLFASLLPAGDLREGIDTSLDTAGILDAVNTPGEKGLGYLSLADYEAADGAVTPVSISQDGGECVAPALETVEDGSYALAHPVYLTVNAASAERDDVQAFVEFALEDEAGAPAVAAEQGYSVPTKDTYHTGVLNVQTGRTGRTFSRATTPVNVLTTDAGAVSIGGSSLLYPVTNAIVRDFTSQFTAATVDQSPLGNDAGWMALCSGEVDVLQAAAPASDEAFDLCQSNGIDTYAIDLGVEALVIAVAPGNDWAQCMTADEVATLISAGLPESASAAIEPAGTEEPAATESPVATEAAPAATEEAADASADASAGQEVKGTPVTLWSEINPDWPEQPFLLVMPPLSSGETDYLIQALTHDLTFVPRMDALTNADALYRAQGVANTAQDAENASSGVTYLWWSALQGSEADVNLVAIDAGDGCVAPSPETLADGTYALSFPVSYYFSEASFENPMVRALLWHFFDRSSLETLREAPYAMSDYDAMATTQRDAVFNMLAEYEANLAASAEATPAATEAAASAGTEEPAATEAAPVLTEAAPAATEAPAMDATVEATEAMAPAETPAATEIATEAAGS
- a CDS encoding discoidin domain-containing protein, whose protein sequence is MSRKTAPLFISIALIAAIALIAAPGSRLMAQDGTPESDDAIALHPISEIVDGDLNITDFANDGTARLPLTTSVPVACTLVYGTTPAFGSLTLDQDMAGGSHSDHNPLLSGLEPETTYYFRVQGVDNAGNIYVSDVMTFTTPPQDDTPTTNLASPGLGAQITGYSSAYGDAAPDETWGAASAFDDSPNTAWSSDGDGNDAWIEVELAQRSHVTRLAFWSRIMNDGTSQVFEFTVTADGKETYGPYTLPDADAGHAFEVDFEATTLRFDLIDTSGGNTGAVEIGVYGDPVE
- a CDS encoding glycosyltransferase family 39 protein; translation: MGRRTPGGALLLLLACFYALFLGGSFYTSDGDVMFHTTESLVRRGTLAVQPDPALPQIVAGQNGRWYGKYDPGLPLIAAPFFALGDALADINHAHRTALAALVVLLAPVLAAAGAAAITGVLAGDLFGARRGIGIALIAGIASPLWPYARTLFPEAILACALAGAVALAVHAARRGDPRVRDWIAVGAVFGVGMLVRAAFATYALPLAILVLSARAVPDIRAAIRRLAALGIGVLPFALGLLAHNALRFGDPFRFGYPGEGFTTPPWEGIAGLLFSPGKSVFLYAPPLILAAILWPRFRRAQPALGGFLAAAWIVALAFYGSWWAWGGGWCWGPRFLVPLIPLGLLPLGMLPAARGWRIAAAALVALGIAAQIVSTRVDVTLYYAVGEAAGVNSNHAWVAPGDAPLVWAADELAAGQTEPLALFHLGDLGLPPTWSVGVPLLCAAGIALGAWRIRMAIRSG
- a CDS encoding DUF1385 domain-containing protein: MAEQKPLQFSYGGQAVIEGVMMRGRYIAAVAARKPNRKQISVEPAGAALGPCAATVAGKAVLVDGVRLAGPYSGKIETTEVQGGIEVKEIPLNATLYRGRIARMPFVRGLVTLWDSLGLGTRALLWSSDVALSEEEDVEFSMESAAGMGLVIVSLSMGIGLFFVLPAALSAGVREVSGMDSRLFADAVEGVIKLSLLVGYIWAIGQMKDVKRLFGYHGAEHKTINAYEAGAELTPETVSTYPIEHPRCGTAFLLTLVVLSVLIHMLTGRPSNIFLLLLSRIGLIFPIAGIAYEFIRFTAKHLDNPIIRLITRPNLALQHLTTREPDLTMCEVGIAAFEHVLAAERAAQPVPVHAAAPVAATDMPVAAAD
- a CDS encoding class I SAM-dependent methyltransferase, translated to MTSQPEPSRSRGPLAALWWRLVRVGFRLLYNELAFTYDAVSWVVSLGQWRAWQRVALRHLDAPPGATILDLAHGPGNFHLDLRAAGYRAVGLDLSRSMGRIAGRKLRRHHLVPVLARGRAQALPFPDAVFPAVISTFPTELIIDPATLREVYRVLRPGGRLIVVFSGTLTQGGAAKDALELAYRATGQRGPWPVDVEERLRAAGLEGQIAFEALPHSVVHLFTANKP
- a CDS encoding MFS transporter; protein product: MSISPSAVFTRDRFTWLAYLMLAFFSYLQAIVGPLMPFLRDELHLNYSEGALHSSALAIGMIMSGFLADGAVRRWGRWRVFWGGGAGMALGALILAIGMHPAITIAGAWMMGFVGTFLITCIQSGLADRHGPLRTIALTESNVGASIGAGLAPLLVGGLQRIGIGWRSALYTAVLVWAVAYLVWRRDPMPLPAEETAAPVKRSRRGTLPRLFWIYWATLVIGVAIEWSFVVWGADYMTSVGGLRRADASMLMSLYFLAMVTGRFGASRLSRRIEPNRLLRIAIGITLAGFLGFWIAPANVVMVAGLFVAGLGVCNLFPLLMSLAVGVGADHSDEASGRVMAGAGVAIFGGPQILGAVADEAGIQAAYGIVGVLLLAVMGMTTYANRAAQQK
- a CDS encoding LysM peptidoglycan-binding domain-containing protein; translation: MLKRPFWLVAAALMVASLACSLSSGDDDRAAIDTATPAPTAISALPSPTPANTAAPTQAPAATAAPIQTSAPNCTVRNDWPTLVVTSGDTLSGIALATGSTVQQLRSANCLSNANAIEVGQTLHVPALPPPSPVPTPAQLCANRWFFTFAQGKWDLLGTCPDPVIQVDAVGQDFEGGRAYWYAAPPGSSDPRGTVWIIYNDGYWETYPDTWQSGEMESDPGITPPAGRYQPVQRIGKVWRDNPDVRATLGWAYSPQQAFAGRMQQPSGSDAAWGDQTRYWYIDHGAWGLVLRLYSVDMGPNVWEVAGEY
- a CDS encoding GNAT family N-acetyltransferase is translated as MPLRAFKLPDDVSLLVDLIPQAFHYPDNEAWSIQPDELEGMTDALRGVRRVWPLLRVAGWFSPALRDVLRGFVWEEDGQVVGLSNVMRQGTTDHWYIANVAVLPAYRRRGIARGLVEACMDYARDRGAAVITLDVVAGNTPAYALYERLGFSHFATKAELVHEGDRVPEPVGLPDGYTLEPSSTFEWEPRFDLMQRITPPDVAVYQPVEQGRFRQPGPARLLMPVMRAATGTQSQEVILRGPDGGVVASAGFGARTRSGGRHNLRIALDPAHPALAPYLVRHTLGELLGLGPGHRVELSVPHWQPALVIAAEDAGFARPADHQTMGLRILTHS